In the Oncorhynchus keta strain PuntledgeMale-10-30-2019 unplaced genomic scaffold, Oket_V2 Un_contig_20403_pilon_pilon, whole genome shotgun sequence genome, one interval contains:
- the LOC127920725 gene encoding uncharacterized protein LOC127920725 isoform X2 → MFPFSPGYDHRALSQSLDLPVCVVDDHLTSEAVNEMQSNSTRSRATSVMETTEEGKLNNVEHLTLMDFLQNLTEKQWRGIREGMFDPLTKQQLAGLCLRIVQFLSDKLMQIIIPGLYELLGIQDTASSPLSQRSLTASLTSLLDDKTNTKSRVRFTEAGVPKRPGSRKSYNSFRIPTPYPSSNCMEQEEEEEQESQQLKFKEIYLTKGSGSYLPKGAMRTLTSLSDVQKKTTNSETLQVLLGVSEDTLVTCVQDSLQGSLSKLACMSNSPSGSAGSMMLTPAVMAELAKDVKSALSVVVKSASASQTSLVTPVRGDSQTKVTESMVRELAAKLEKVDQESKSLTGQVMTTISDTMVAFVDENEQNLLEDLKDKITFLASHVGFIEDLDALIRKYESSYNISESGSSCTLTSKSIQKLSSREFQTSAIQAVSGVLDKKVSSLSFPSSVVQSELTGAVSGQTLSGIVKTESIHPVGSAASVVVKTFVSDMKSLAESEESPQQKSAWSAAVHIYHSIQNNLKDYFGKLQRCALKSMVTSDDNITNAEFKETVPLPCLNMKYRPSKSEPQLPESTGAVTLQRGLSESSKLLWAKTESEESKLLLTTCTKEVISELLVLYNTEMSKEDPLYTVGEKGSGFSFEREKFVEGVLAQLGDISHSRSSSPIVCEFPCQIEDSRSKATASLTSLLDCIRKLSSEEFKRNATQAVSEFLVKKSTSSLTSAQPAYSVASRSCSIQNQYTWSKDICADSAAFGIIETFVEDLQSSAQPAEVEEREPDLQENAQKLQSRIWSATTSLYNNIKKTLKDFIIHQRRSDMLSRMSSHTPTEDSGHLGTKEHICLASQDLRQASKSVPHLPSLNLEVALHRGVSESSKLLWTETDEGLLTNSTKEVISTILTSCEDQASNAPCFSTVGKKISDMSLEVNMLVGGVLSQLKDISLSRSPTPCEDMFERLQGSPERTSPVSLDCSTAASKGIASSHSLSTKSLQKLSSHEFQTKAEKGVSEVISRSYNIVEEGTTDKYLQSVSTSTTSTDIIQTMVKDQQELPRPPNHLTWYLEPPCSPLDRFLRKGSGLLLVTSTTVCKVRLRSFSEKIFKDQTQHLVQSKSLHIKAVLHHKEQVSAILRSTRAVLHLVETMPVWTFRTNYYLKPLSSRDPCWRILTRSVVGVLTAKIQEIPLLHAPPSL, encoded by the exons ATGTTTCCATTCTCTCCTGGTTATGACCATAGAGCCTTGTCCCAGTCTCTAgacctgcctgtctgtgtggtggATGACCACCTGACCTCTGAAGCTGTTAATGAGATG CAGAGCAATTCTACCAGGAGCAGAGCAACCTCAGTGATGGAAACCACAGAAGAGGGGAAGCTCAACAATGTAGAACATCTGACACTTATGGACTTCCTTCAAAACCTAACTGAGAA GCAATGGAGGGGGATCCGTGAGGGCATGTTTGACCCG CTGACAAAACAACAGCTTGCCGGATTGTGTCTGAGGATTGTCCAGTTTTTATCGGACAAGCTGATGCAGATCATCATCCCAGGTCTTTACGAACTACTGGGCATCCAAgatactgcctcctctccattgtCACAGAGATCTCTCACAGCGTCACTCACCAGTCTGTTAGATGATAAGACGAACACCAAGTCCCGCGTGAGATTTACTGAGGCTGGTGTACCTAAGAGGCCAGGCAGTCGAAAGTCTTACAATAGCTTTCGCATCCCAACTCCCTACCCTTCCTCCAACTGTATGgagcaggaagaggaagaagagcagGAATCACAACAACTTAAGTTCAAGGAGATTTACCTGACTAAGGGCAGTGGAAGCTACCTGCCCAAGGGGGCCATGAG gactctaacctctctgtctgatGTGCAGAAGAAAACAACCAACTCTGAGACGCTACAAGTCCTCTTAGGTGTCTCAGAGGACACCCTCGTCACCTGTGTGCAGGACAGCCTGCAAGGTTCTCTCTCCAAACTTGCATGCATGTCCAATTCTCCATCTGGAAGTGCAGGCTCTATGATGCTAACCCCTGCTGTAATGGCAGAGTTGGCTAAAGATGTCAAGTCGGCCTTATCAGTGGTCGTTAAGAGTGCCTCCGCTAGCCAAACCTCTCTAGTGACACCGGTAAGGGGAGACTCACAGACCAAGGTGACTGAGAGCATGGTGAGAGAGCTGGCTGCTAAACTTGAAAAAGTTGACCAAGAGAGCAAGAGTCTAACAGGGCAAGTCATGACCACCATCTCTGACACAATGGTGGCTTTTGTTGACGAGAACGAACAGAATTTGCTGGAAGATCTGAAGGACAAGATCACATTTTTGGCATCGCATGTTGGCTTCATTGAGGATCTTGATGCCCTGATAAGGAAATACGAGAGCAGCTACAATATTAGTGAATCTGGTTCCTCCTGCACGCTCACATCTAAGAGCATCCAAAAACTCTCCAGCCGGGAGTTTCAAACATCAGCAATACAAGCAGTGAGTGGAGTTCTTGACAAAAAAGTCAGTAGTTTGAGCTTTCCTAGTTCAGTCGTTCAGTCTGAGTTAACAGGTGCTGTATCAGGTCAAACATTGTCTGGCATTGTAAAGACAGAGTCAATTCACCCAGTGGGCTCAGCAGCGTCAGTAGTTGTTAAGACTTTCGTGTCAGATATGAAGTCATTGGCTGAATCTGAAGAGAGTCCCCAACAGAAGAGTGCCTGGTCTGCTGCTGTTCACATTTACCACAGCATCCAAAATAACTTGAAAGATTATTTCGGCAAGCTTCAGCGATGTGCCTTAAAGAGCATGGTCACATCTGATGATAACATCACAAATGCTGAGTTTAAGGAGACAGTTCCACTTCCTTGCTTAAACATGAAATATAGGCCCAGTAAGAGTGAGCCTCAGTTGCCAGAGTCCACTGGTGCAGTTACTTTACAAAGAGGCCTAAGTGAGAGCTCAAAACTTCTTTGGGCAAAAACTGAGTCAGAAGAAAGCAAGCTCCTTCTGACAACTTGCACCAAAGAAGTCATCTCAGAGCTTCTGGTCTTGTACAACACTGAGATGTCAAAGGAGGACCCCCTGTACACTGTTGGAGAAAAAGGATCAGGCTTCTCTTTTGAGAGAGAGAAATTTGTAGAGGGTGTTCTGGCTCAGCTTGGGGATATCTCCCATTCCAGGTCCTCATCACCAATAGTATGTGAGTTCCCCTGTCAAATTGAGGACAGCAGAAGTAAGGCCACAGCTTCTTTGACCAGTCTGTTAGATTGTATTAGAAAACTCTCAAGTGAGGAATTTAAGAGAAATGCCACTCAAGCAGTGAGTGAGTTCCTAGTTAAAAAGTCCACCAGTAGCTTAACTAGTGCACAGCCTGCTTATTCTGTAGCATCCAGGTCTTGTTCCATTCAAAACCAGTACACATGGTCAAAGGATATTTGTGCGGATTCTGCTGCCTTTGGCATCATTGAAACATTTGTGGAAGACCTGCAGAGCTCGGCGCAACCTGCAGAAGTAGAGGAAAGAGAACCTGACCTCCAGGAAAATGCACAAAAGCTACAGAGCAGGATCTGGTCTGCTACCACTAGTTTATATAACAATATTAAGAAGACATTAAAGGACTTCATCATTCACCAGCGGAGGTCAGACATGCTGAGCAGAATGTCTAGTCATACacccacagaggactctggacaTCTTGGGACTAAGGAGCACATTTGTTTGGCAAGCCAGGACTTGAGGCAAGCTAGTAAGAGTGTGCCTCACTTGCCCAGTTTGAACCTTGAAGTGGCTCTACACAGGGGTGTCAGCGAGAGTTCAAAACTTCTCTGGACTGAAACAGACGAGGGTCTACTGACCAATAGTACCAAAGAGGTCATTTCAACAATCTTGACCTCATGCGAGGATCAGGCATCAAATGCACCTTGCTTCTCCACAGTAGGAAAGAAAATATCTGATATGTCCCTTGAGGTCAACATGTTGGTAGGTGGTGTTCTGTCTCAGCTGAAGGACATCTCCTTGTCAAGGTCCCCAACACCATGTGAAGACATGTTTGAACGTCTCCAAGGTTCTCCTGAGCGAACCTCTCCAGTAAGTCTAGATTGCAGCACAGCTGCCTCCAAAGGCATTGCATCTTCCCACAGTCTTTCAACAAAGAGCCTCCAAAAACTCTCTAGTCATGAGTTCCAAACCAAAGCTGAGAAAGGAGTGAGTGAGGTCATCTCTAGATCATATAACATTGTGGAGGAAGGTACAACAGATAAGTACCTCCAGTCTGTATCTACATCCACCACATCTACTGATATTATACAAACCATGGTGAAAGACCAGCAGGAGCTCCCCAGACCACCCAATCATCTGACATGGTATCTGGAACCTCCCTGCTCACCACTGGACAGGTTTCTGAGAAAAGGATCCGGTCTGTTGCTCGTAACATCTACTACAGTCTGCAAAGTAAGATTACGGAGTTTCTCAGAAAAGATCTTCAAAGATCAGACACAACACTTGGTTCAATCCAAATCTTTACATATCAAAGCAGTCCTGCATCACAAAGAGCAAGTCTCGGCCATCTTGAGGTCAACCAGAGCAGTGTTACACCTGGTGGAAACGATGCCTGTGTGGACATTCCGCACAAATTACTATCTAAAACCACTGAGCTCTCGGGATCCATGCTGGAGGATATTGACACGATCCGTTGTAGGAGTGCTGACAGCCAAAATACAAGAAATACCTCTTCTTCACGCTCCTCCATCTCTGTAA
- the LOC127920725 gene encoding uncharacterized protein LOC127920725 isoform X1: MFPFSPGYDHRALSQSLDLPVCVVDDHLTSEAVNEMQQSNSTRSRATSVMETTEEGKLNNVEHLTLMDFLQNLTEKQWRGIREGMFDPLTKQQLAGLCLRIVQFLSDKLMQIIIPGLYELLGIQDTASSPLSQRSLTASLTSLLDDKTNTKSRVRFTEAGVPKRPGSRKSYNSFRIPTPYPSSNCMEQEEEEEQESQQLKFKEIYLTKGSGSYLPKGAMRTLTSLSDVQKKTTNSETLQVLLGVSEDTLVTCVQDSLQGSLSKLACMSNSPSGSAGSMMLTPAVMAELAKDVKSALSVVVKSASASQTSLVTPVRGDSQTKVTESMVRELAAKLEKVDQESKSLTGQVMTTISDTMVAFVDENEQNLLEDLKDKITFLASHVGFIEDLDALIRKYESSYNISESGSSCTLTSKSIQKLSSREFQTSAIQAVSGVLDKKVSSLSFPSSVVQSELTGAVSGQTLSGIVKTESIHPVGSAASVVVKTFVSDMKSLAESEESPQQKSAWSAAVHIYHSIQNNLKDYFGKLQRCALKSMVTSDDNITNAEFKETVPLPCLNMKYRPSKSEPQLPESTGAVTLQRGLSESSKLLWAKTESEESKLLLTTCTKEVISELLVLYNTEMSKEDPLYTVGEKGSGFSFEREKFVEGVLAQLGDISHSRSSSPIVCEFPCQIEDSRSKATASLTSLLDCIRKLSSEEFKRNATQAVSEFLVKKSTSSLTSAQPAYSVASRSCSIQNQYTWSKDICADSAAFGIIETFVEDLQSSAQPAEVEEREPDLQENAQKLQSRIWSATTSLYNNIKKTLKDFIIHQRRSDMLSRMSSHTPTEDSGHLGTKEHICLASQDLRQASKSVPHLPSLNLEVALHRGVSESSKLLWTETDEGLLTNSTKEVISTILTSCEDQASNAPCFSTVGKKISDMSLEVNMLVGGVLSQLKDISLSRSPTPCEDMFERLQGSPERTSPVSLDCSTAASKGIASSHSLSTKSLQKLSSHEFQTKAEKGVSEVISRSYNIVEEGTTDKYLQSVSTSTTSTDIIQTMVKDQQELPRPPNHLTWYLEPPCSPLDRFLRKGSGLLLVTSTTVCKVRLRSFSEKIFKDQTQHLVQSKSLHIKAVLHHKEQVSAILRSTRAVLHLVETMPVWTFRTNYYLKPLSSRDPCWRILTRSVVGVLTAKIQEIPLLHAPPSL; this comes from the exons ATGTTTCCATTCTCTCCTGGTTATGACCATAGAGCCTTGTCCCAGTCTCTAgacctgcctgtctgtgtggtggATGACCACCTGACCTCTGAAGCTGTTAATGAGATG CAGCAGAGCAATTCTACCAGGAGCAGAGCAACCTCAGTGATGGAAACCACAGAAGAGGGGAAGCTCAACAATGTAGAACATCTGACACTTATGGACTTCCTTCAAAACCTAACTGAGAA GCAATGGAGGGGGATCCGTGAGGGCATGTTTGACCCG CTGACAAAACAACAGCTTGCCGGATTGTGTCTGAGGATTGTCCAGTTTTTATCGGACAAGCTGATGCAGATCATCATCCCAGGTCTTTACGAACTACTGGGCATCCAAgatactgcctcctctccattgtCACAGAGATCTCTCACAGCGTCACTCACCAGTCTGTTAGATGATAAGACGAACACCAAGTCCCGCGTGAGATTTACTGAGGCTGGTGTACCTAAGAGGCCAGGCAGTCGAAAGTCTTACAATAGCTTTCGCATCCCAACTCCCTACCCTTCCTCCAACTGTATGgagcaggaagaggaagaagagcagGAATCACAACAACTTAAGTTCAAGGAGATTTACCTGACTAAGGGCAGTGGAAGCTACCTGCCCAAGGGGGCCATGAG gactctaacctctctgtctgatGTGCAGAAGAAAACAACCAACTCTGAGACGCTACAAGTCCTCTTAGGTGTCTCAGAGGACACCCTCGTCACCTGTGTGCAGGACAGCCTGCAAGGTTCTCTCTCCAAACTTGCATGCATGTCCAATTCTCCATCTGGAAGTGCAGGCTCTATGATGCTAACCCCTGCTGTAATGGCAGAGTTGGCTAAAGATGTCAAGTCGGCCTTATCAGTGGTCGTTAAGAGTGCCTCCGCTAGCCAAACCTCTCTAGTGACACCGGTAAGGGGAGACTCACAGACCAAGGTGACTGAGAGCATGGTGAGAGAGCTGGCTGCTAAACTTGAAAAAGTTGACCAAGAGAGCAAGAGTCTAACAGGGCAAGTCATGACCACCATCTCTGACACAATGGTGGCTTTTGTTGACGAGAACGAACAGAATTTGCTGGAAGATCTGAAGGACAAGATCACATTTTTGGCATCGCATGTTGGCTTCATTGAGGATCTTGATGCCCTGATAAGGAAATACGAGAGCAGCTACAATATTAGTGAATCTGGTTCCTCCTGCACGCTCACATCTAAGAGCATCCAAAAACTCTCCAGCCGGGAGTTTCAAACATCAGCAATACAAGCAGTGAGTGGAGTTCTTGACAAAAAAGTCAGTAGTTTGAGCTTTCCTAGTTCAGTCGTTCAGTCTGAGTTAACAGGTGCTGTATCAGGTCAAACATTGTCTGGCATTGTAAAGACAGAGTCAATTCACCCAGTGGGCTCAGCAGCGTCAGTAGTTGTTAAGACTTTCGTGTCAGATATGAAGTCATTGGCTGAATCTGAAGAGAGTCCCCAACAGAAGAGTGCCTGGTCTGCTGCTGTTCACATTTACCACAGCATCCAAAATAACTTGAAAGATTATTTCGGCAAGCTTCAGCGATGTGCCTTAAAGAGCATGGTCACATCTGATGATAACATCACAAATGCTGAGTTTAAGGAGACAGTTCCACTTCCTTGCTTAAACATGAAATATAGGCCCAGTAAGAGTGAGCCTCAGTTGCCAGAGTCCACTGGTGCAGTTACTTTACAAAGAGGCCTAAGTGAGAGCTCAAAACTTCTTTGGGCAAAAACTGAGTCAGAAGAAAGCAAGCTCCTTCTGACAACTTGCACCAAAGAAGTCATCTCAGAGCTTCTGGTCTTGTACAACACTGAGATGTCAAAGGAGGACCCCCTGTACACTGTTGGAGAAAAAGGATCAGGCTTCTCTTTTGAGAGAGAGAAATTTGTAGAGGGTGTTCTGGCTCAGCTTGGGGATATCTCCCATTCCAGGTCCTCATCACCAATAGTATGTGAGTTCCCCTGTCAAATTGAGGACAGCAGAAGTAAGGCCACAGCTTCTTTGACCAGTCTGTTAGATTGTATTAGAAAACTCTCAAGTGAGGAATTTAAGAGAAATGCCACTCAAGCAGTGAGTGAGTTCCTAGTTAAAAAGTCCACCAGTAGCTTAACTAGTGCACAGCCTGCTTATTCTGTAGCATCCAGGTCTTGTTCCATTCAAAACCAGTACACATGGTCAAAGGATATTTGTGCGGATTCTGCTGCCTTTGGCATCATTGAAACATTTGTGGAAGACCTGCAGAGCTCGGCGCAACCTGCAGAAGTAGAGGAAAGAGAACCTGACCTCCAGGAAAATGCACAAAAGCTACAGAGCAGGATCTGGTCTGCTACCACTAGTTTATATAACAATATTAAGAAGACATTAAAGGACTTCATCATTCACCAGCGGAGGTCAGACATGCTGAGCAGAATGTCTAGTCATACacccacagaggactctggacaTCTTGGGACTAAGGAGCACATTTGTTTGGCAAGCCAGGACTTGAGGCAAGCTAGTAAGAGTGTGCCTCACTTGCCCAGTTTGAACCTTGAAGTGGCTCTACACAGGGGTGTCAGCGAGAGTTCAAAACTTCTCTGGACTGAAACAGACGAGGGTCTACTGACCAATAGTACCAAAGAGGTCATTTCAACAATCTTGACCTCATGCGAGGATCAGGCATCAAATGCACCTTGCTTCTCCACAGTAGGAAAGAAAATATCTGATATGTCCCTTGAGGTCAACATGTTGGTAGGTGGTGTTCTGTCTCAGCTGAAGGACATCTCCTTGTCAAGGTCCCCAACACCATGTGAAGACATGTTTGAACGTCTCCAAGGTTCTCCTGAGCGAACCTCTCCAGTAAGTCTAGATTGCAGCACAGCTGCCTCCAAAGGCATTGCATCTTCCCACAGTCTTTCAACAAAGAGCCTCCAAAAACTCTCTAGTCATGAGTTCCAAACCAAAGCTGAGAAAGGAGTGAGTGAGGTCATCTCTAGATCATATAACATTGTGGAGGAAGGTACAACAGATAAGTACCTCCAGTCTGTATCTACATCCACCACATCTACTGATATTATACAAACCATGGTGAAAGACCAGCAGGAGCTCCCCAGACCACCCAATCATCTGACATGGTATCTGGAACCTCCCTGCTCACCACTGGACAGGTTTCTGAGAAAAGGATCCGGTCTGTTGCTCGTAACATCTACTACAGTCTGCAAAGTAAGATTACGGAGTTTCTCAGAAAAGATCTTCAAAGATCAGACACAACACTTGGTTCAATCCAAATCTTTACATATCAAAGCAGTCCTGCATCACAAAGAGCAAGTCTCGGCCATCTTGAGGTCAACCAGAGCAGTGTTACACCTGGTGGAAACGATGCCTGTGTGGACATTCCGCACAAATTACTATCTAAAACCACTGAGCTCTCGGGATCCATGCTGGAGGATATTGACACGATCCGTTGTAGGAGTGCTGACAGCCAAAATACAAGAAATACCTCTTCTTCACGCTCCTCCATCTCTGTAA
- the LOC127920725 gene encoding uncharacterized protein LOC127920725 isoform X5, producing MQQSNSTRSRATSVMETTEEGKLNNVEHLTLMDFLQNLTEKQWRGIREGMFDPLTKQQLAGLCLRIVQFLSDKLMQIIIPGLYELLGIQDTASSPLSQRSLTASLTSLLDDKTNTKSRVRFTEAGVPKRPGSRKSYNSFRIPTPYPSSNCMEQEEEEEQESQQLKFKEIYLTKGSGSYLPKGAMRTLTSLSDVQKKTTNSETLQVLLGVSEDTLVTCVQDSLQGSLSKLACMSNSPSGSAGSMMLTPAVMAELAKDVKSALSVVVKSASASQTSLVTPVRGDSQTKVTESMVRELAAKLEKVDQESKSLTGQVMTTISDTMVAFVDENEQNLLEDLKDKITFLASHVGFIEDLDALIRKYESSYNISESGSSCTLTSKSIQKLSSREFQTSAIQAVSGVLDKKVSSLSFPSSVVQSELTGAVSGQTLSGIVKTESIHPVGSAASVVVKTFVSDMKSLAESEESPQQKSAWSAAVHIYHSIQNNLKDYFGKLQRCALKSMVTSDDNITNAEFKETVPLPCLNMKYRPSKSEPQLPESTGAVTLQRGLSESSKLLWAKTESEESKLLLTTCTKEVISELLVLYNTEMSKEDPLYTVGEKGSGFSFEREKFVEGVLAQLGDISHSRSSSPIVCEFPCQIEDSRSKATASLTSLLDCIRKLSSEEFKRNATQAVSEFLVKKSTSSLTSAQPAYSVASRSCSIQNQYTWSKDICADSAAFGIIETFVEDLQSSAQPAEVEEREPDLQENAQKLQSRIWSATTSLYNNIKKTLKDFIIHQRRSDMLSRMSSHTPTEDSGHLGTKEHICLASQDLRQASKSVPHLPSLNLEVALHRGVSESSKLLWTETDEGLLTNSTKEVISTILTSCEDQASNAPCFSTVGKKISDMSLEVNMLVGGVLSQLKDISLSRSPTPCEDMFERLQGSPERTSPVSLDCSTAASKGIASSHSLSTKSLQKLSSHEFQTKAEKGVSEVISRSYNIVEEGTTDKYLQSVSTSTTSTDIIQTMVKDQQELPRPPNHLTWYLEPPCSPLDRFLRKGSGLLLVTSTTVCKVRLRSFSEKIFKDQTQHLVQSKSLHIKAVLHHKEQVSAILRSTRAVLHLVETMPVWTFRTNYYLKPLSSRDPCWRILTRSVVGVLTAKIQEIPLLHAPPSL from the exons ATG CAGCAGAGCAATTCTACCAGGAGCAGAGCAACCTCAGTGATGGAAACCACAGAAGAGGGGAAGCTCAACAATGTAGAACATCTGACACTTATGGACTTCCTTCAAAACCTAACTGAGAA GCAATGGAGGGGGATCCGTGAGGGCATGTTTGACCCG CTGACAAAACAACAGCTTGCCGGATTGTGTCTGAGGATTGTCCAGTTTTTATCGGACAAGCTGATGCAGATCATCATCCCAGGTCTTTACGAACTACTGGGCATCCAAgatactgcctcctctccattgtCACAGAGATCTCTCACAGCGTCACTCACCAGTCTGTTAGATGATAAGACGAACACCAAGTCCCGCGTGAGATTTACTGAGGCTGGTGTACCTAAGAGGCCAGGCAGTCGAAAGTCTTACAATAGCTTTCGCATCCCAACTCCCTACCCTTCCTCCAACTGTATGgagcaggaagaggaagaagagcagGAATCACAACAACTTAAGTTCAAGGAGATTTACCTGACTAAGGGCAGTGGAAGCTACCTGCCCAAGGGGGCCATGAG gactctaacctctctgtctgatGTGCAGAAGAAAACAACCAACTCTGAGACGCTACAAGTCCTCTTAGGTGTCTCAGAGGACACCCTCGTCACCTGTGTGCAGGACAGCCTGCAAGGTTCTCTCTCCAAACTTGCATGCATGTCCAATTCTCCATCTGGAAGTGCAGGCTCTATGATGCTAACCCCTGCTGTAATGGCAGAGTTGGCTAAAGATGTCAAGTCGGCCTTATCAGTGGTCGTTAAGAGTGCCTCCGCTAGCCAAACCTCTCTAGTGACACCGGTAAGGGGAGACTCACAGACCAAGGTGACTGAGAGCATGGTGAGAGAGCTGGCTGCTAAACTTGAAAAAGTTGACCAAGAGAGCAAGAGTCTAACAGGGCAAGTCATGACCACCATCTCTGACACAATGGTGGCTTTTGTTGACGAGAACGAACAGAATTTGCTGGAAGATCTGAAGGACAAGATCACATTTTTGGCATCGCATGTTGGCTTCATTGAGGATCTTGATGCCCTGATAAGGAAATACGAGAGCAGCTACAATATTAGTGAATCTGGTTCCTCCTGCACGCTCACATCTAAGAGCATCCAAAAACTCTCCAGCCGGGAGTTTCAAACATCAGCAATACAAGCAGTGAGTGGAGTTCTTGACAAAAAAGTCAGTAGTTTGAGCTTTCCTAGTTCAGTCGTTCAGTCTGAGTTAACAGGTGCTGTATCAGGTCAAACATTGTCTGGCATTGTAAAGACAGAGTCAATTCACCCAGTGGGCTCAGCAGCGTCAGTAGTTGTTAAGACTTTCGTGTCAGATATGAAGTCATTGGCTGAATCTGAAGAGAGTCCCCAACAGAAGAGTGCCTGGTCTGCTGCTGTTCACATTTACCACAGCATCCAAAATAACTTGAAAGATTATTTCGGCAAGCTTCAGCGATGTGCCTTAAAGAGCATGGTCACATCTGATGATAACATCACAAATGCTGAGTTTAAGGAGACAGTTCCACTTCCTTGCTTAAACATGAAATATAGGCCCAGTAAGAGTGAGCCTCAGTTGCCAGAGTCCACTGGTGCAGTTACTTTACAAAGAGGCCTAAGTGAGAGCTCAAAACTTCTTTGGGCAAAAACTGAGTCAGAAGAAAGCAAGCTCCTTCTGACAACTTGCACCAAAGAAGTCATCTCAGAGCTTCTGGTCTTGTACAACACTGAGATGTCAAAGGAGGACCCCCTGTACACTGTTGGAGAAAAAGGATCAGGCTTCTCTTTTGAGAGAGAGAAATTTGTAGAGGGTGTTCTGGCTCAGCTTGGGGATATCTCCCATTCCAGGTCCTCATCACCAATAGTATGTGAGTTCCCCTGTCAAATTGAGGACAGCAGAAGTAAGGCCACAGCTTCTTTGACCAGTCTGTTAGATTGTATTAGAAAACTCTCAAGTGAGGAATTTAAGAGAAATGCCACTCAAGCAGTGAGTGAGTTCCTAGTTAAAAAGTCCACCAGTAGCTTAACTAGTGCACAGCCTGCTTATTCTGTAGCATCCAGGTCTTGTTCCATTCAAAACCAGTACACATGGTCAAAGGATATTTGTGCGGATTCTGCTGCCTTTGGCATCATTGAAACATTTGTGGAAGACCTGCAGAGCTCGGCGCAACCTGCAGAAGTAGAGGAAAGAGAACCTGACCTCCAGGAAAATGCACAAAAGCTACAGAGCAGGATCTGGTCTGCTACCACTAGTTTATATAACAATATTAAGAAGACATTAAAGGACTTCATCATTCACCAGCGGAGGTCAGACATGCTGAGCAGAATGTCTAGTCATACacccacagaggactctggacaTCTTGGGACTAAGGAGCACATTTGTTTGGCAAGCCAGGACTTGAGGCAAGCTAGTAAGAGTGTGCCTCACTTGCCCAGTTTGAACCTTGAAGTGGCTCTACACAGGGGTGTCAGCGAGAGTTCAAAACTTCTCTGGACTGAAACAGACGAGGGTCTACTGACCAATAGTACCAAAGAGGTCATTTCAACAATCTTGACCTCATGCGAGGATCAGGCATCAAATGCACCTTGCTTCTCCACAGTAGGAAAGAAAATATCTGATATGTCCCTTGAGGTCAACATGTTGGTAGGTGGTGTTCTGTCTCAGCTGAAGGACATCTCCTTGTCAAGGTCCCCAACACCATGTGAAGACATGTTTGAACGTCTCCAAGGTTCTCCTGAGCGAACCTCTCCAGTAAGTCTAGATTGCAGCACAGCTGCCTCCAAAGGCATTGCATCTTCCCACAGTCTTTCAACAAAGAGCCTCCAAAAACTCTCTAGTCATGAGTTCCAAACCAAAGCTGAGAAAGGAGTGAGTGAGGTCATCTCTAGATCATATAACATTGTGGAGGAAGGTACAACAGATAAGTACCTCCAGTCTGTATCTACATCCACCACATCTACTGATATTATACAAACCATGGTGAAAGACCAGCAGGAGCTCCCCAGACCACCCAATCATCTGACATGGTATCTGGAACCTCCCTGCTCACCACTGGACAGGTTTCTGAGAAAAGGATCCGGTCTGTTGCTCGTAACATCTACTACAGTCTGCAAAGTAAGATTACGGAGTTTCTCAGAAAAGATCTTCAAAGATCAGACACAACACTTGGTTCAATCCAAATCTTTACATATCAAAGCAGTCCTGCATCACAAAGAGCAAGTCTCGGCCATCTTGAGGTCAACCAGAGCAGTGTTACACCTGGTGGAAACGATGCCTGTGTGGACATTCCGCACAAATTACTATCTAAAACCACTGAGCTCTCGGGATCCATGCTGGAGGATATTGACACGATCCGTTGTAGGAGTGCTGACAGCCAAAATACAAGAAATACCTCTTCTTCACGCTCCTCCATCTCTGTAA